The Williamwhitmania sp. sequence CCAAATAAATTCTTAAACGTAACACCTTACTTTGATCATGCTATCTTAACTTCCTGATGAAGCAATTCAACACTAAAATTGATTTTTGCATTCAAAGCCTTAAAAACTTTAATAATTGTTTCAAACCTTGCATCTGTCAAACTGTTTTCAAGCTTTGATATCTGAGATTTCTTAACACCAACTAGCACACCAAGTTCCTCTTGAGTTAAGTGACGCTCTTTTCGTGCCTGCTTTATTGCTGCTCCAAGCAAGTCTAAGCGCAATTCAGTCTCGAAGGATTCACGTTTGGGCGTTCCACGCTCTCCAATGTGCTTATCAATCATTTCGTCCAAACCGTATGTTTTCATCGCTGCCATTTTTATGATTATTAACCTTTTTGTTGAAAATACAATTTTCTTAACTTCTCTGCTTTCTCAATATCACCCATGGGAGTTTTGTCTGTCTTCTTAATCAACCCATGTGTAGAAATCACCATAGTGTCAATTTTGTCTATTCTATCCCAAAATGCGAAAAGTCGATAGTGAGTTCGATTATACAAGGTTCTAAACTCCCAAATTTCCCCGGTCAACTTCTTGAATAGCCTTTAACATTGGTTACTTGAGCCTTTCTAATATTGTAGTATACCTTTTCTCTTGGCTTTTCTTCAAGGCTCTCAAGAAACTCAACCGCTTCTTCAAGAAATCGAACCTTAAATCTCTCGATCAATGATTTTAGTTTTCTGCAAAGATATTTGTTTCCCAATAAGGAAACAAATTATTTGAATGGGAATTTTCTAAAGTGCTGGGCGGTTTTCTGGTTGGGACTTCTCGCAAAATGACAATCTGCAATTATCTGCCTTGTTTCAACTACTAAATTATTGTGGATTAATTACAGTATTCAAAATTTTTATGGCGATCGATGTTCCATAAACGCGTTGCTACCAAAGATGCATTAAAAGAAAAACCAATTGGAAGATTTGTTGCAATATTCTTCACATCAATCGTTGCAGCCTATAACCAGCAACTTATTAACCCTTGCTTTATCAACTCAAAATTCTTTTAAGCAGTAAAACCTGCTCCTTATTTCCCAGAACAAAGAGCATGATGTCTTTTTTTAGAATGGTCTCCGATGATGGGTTAAGTATGTAGAGTCCATTCTCTTGCTTAATCCCGAGGATGCTTACACCTGTTTTTTCCCTAATTTGAAGTTCTCCGATTGTTTTGTTGGTGTTGGGCTGTATCCCCGAGCATGAAATTTCGAAAAGGGAAACACCGCCAACCCGATGAAGCATTATTTTTTCCACAAACTCATGGATATCGGGTTGCATAACAAGCTTAGCCATTTTTTGTCCACCAACTTTATCGGGCATAATAACATTGGTTGCACCAGCCAGCTTTAGCTTTTTATCGTTGGCTATGACCGATGCCCGGCTAATAATGACCATGTCAGGGTTTATTTCGCGGGCGGTTATTACTACAAACAGGTTGTCGGCATCGCTTGCCAAAGCACTAATGAGCGCCTTGGCATCCTTAATCCCTGCTTTATGCAGCACGCTATCTTCGGTGGCATCGCCATCGATATAGATTATTTTTGGATTTTCCTGCATGTATTGGATGACCTTAGGACGGTTCTCAATTACTACAACCGGAATGTTGTTGGAGAGCAATTCTTCCACCGCCTGCGAACCATTCCGCCCGTACCCAACCACAATAACATGGTCCTTTAGTTTCAATATCTGTTTTTCCATCTTTTTTTTGACATTAT is a genomic window containing:
- a CDS encoding helix-turn-helix transcriptional regulator — encoded protein: MAAMKTYGLDEMIDKHIGERGTPKRESFETELRLDLLGAAIKQARKERHLTQEELGVLVGVKKSQISKLENSLTDARFETIIKVFKALNAKINFSVELLHQEVKIA
- a CDS encoding NAD-binding protein, whose translation is MESHGNRTIFIAIGILLAIILIGIMGFMRIEGYSFIEALYMTIITISTVGFREVHPLSHVGMWFTIMLIIFSLGLFAFSISLITKQLSDRLLSIYNVKKKMEKQILKLKDHVIVVGYGRNGSQAVEELLSNNIPVVVIENRPKVIQYMQENPKIIYIDGDATEDSVLHKAGIKDAKALISALASDADNLFVVITAREINPDMVIISRASVIANDKKLKLAGATNVIMPDKVGGQKMAKLVMQPDIHEFVEKIMLHRVGGVSLFEISCSGIQPNTNKTIGELQIREKTGVSILGIKQENGLYILNPSSETILKKDIMLFVLGNKEQVLLLKRILS